Proteins from a single region of Catenulispora acidiphila DSM 44928:
- a CDS encoding BlaI/MecI/CopY family transcriptional regulator, which produces MALRQFGELEAQVMDRVWRHNRPVLVRDVLSDLNTDRELAYTTVLTVMEKLRRKGWLRRQRTGRAYAYEAVGSREYYTARLMCDALATSDNQTVSFVHFLEQLSHEEAHALRTALEVRQLPE; this is translated from the coding sequence GTGGCTCTGCGGCAGTTCGGCGAACTGGAAGCTCAGGTGATGGACCGCGTCTGGCGGCACAATCGCCCGGTCCTGGTCCGTGATGTCCTCTCCGACCTGAACACCGACCGGGAACTGGCCTACACCACGGTGCTCACCGTCATGGAGAAGCTGCGCCGCAAGGGCTGGCTCCGCCGCCAACGCACGGGCCGCGCCTACGCCTACGAGGCCGTCGGCTCCCGGGAGTACTACACCGCGCGCCTCATGTGCGACGCGCTGGCGACCAGTGACAACCAAACGGTGTCATTCGTTCACTTCCTGGAGCAGCTCTCACACGAAGAAGCGCACGCGCTGCGGACCGCGCTGGAAGTTCGTCAGCTCCCTGAATAA
- a CDS encoding endolytic transglycosylase MltG, whose protein sequence is MRDEEPGGLGGFADEVSRMLHARALLHQEHTDPVGITRRNLKMAKQRRRAVLGTTTTLAVTGGAVFGVYALSGHAQDNGGTRSVGQNVAADYTGAATCPATAKVPVDVPRGATTTQIANALFTAGVVASPQAYVDAADRNQGSVGITAGTYAICPQISGANAVLELSKKSNLSDASQIIVTSHEWSKDVIASLVDKRKWKQADFDAAIASNTIGLPAWSVDSTSHKFTAEGMLEPGTYSITSSDTPQSILSQMVAKRMTYFKSIDFENKAASLVCGAAKCTPEQVLTIASIAEGEVAEPGDGARVAEGVYARLKAGDYLAVDSTALYAIGHLPAGQLPSAKQVQDPNNPYSTYAPHHGLPPTPVYITSDDMIKSALAPTHDGTYYWCVTSTGARFFTKGQETQRDQGCS, encoded by the coding sequence GAGGTCTCCCGCATGCTGCATGCCAGGGCGCTACTACACCAGGAACACACCGACCCGGTCGGGATCACCAGGAGGAACCTGAAGATGGCTAAGCAACGTCGGCGTGCGGTGCTCGGAACGACCACGACGCTGGCGGTGACCGGCGGTGCGGTGTTCGGCGTCTACGCACTGTCCGGGCATGCGCAGGACAACGGCGGGACTCGCAGCGTGGGGCAGAACGTCGCTGCCGACTACACCGGGGCGGCGACCTGCCCGGCGACCGCGAAGGTCCCGGTGGACGTCCCGCGCGGCGCGACCACCACGCAGATCGCGAACGCGCTGTTCACCGCCGGTGTGGTGGCCAGTCCGCAGGCGTACGTCGATGCTGCTGACCGGAATCAGGGCTCTGTCGGCATCACCGCCGGAACCTATGCGATCTGCCCGCAGATCTCCGGCGCCAACGCGGTGCTGGAGCTGTCGAAGAAGTCGAACCTGTCGGACGCCTCGCAGATCATCGTGACCTCCCACGAGTGGTCGAAGGACGTCATCGCGAGCTTGGTCGACAAGCGGAAGTGGAAGCAGGCCGACTTCGACGCCGCGATCGCGAGCAACACGATCGGGCTGCCGGCGTGGTCGGTGGACTCCACGAGCCACAAGTTCACCGCCGAGGGCATGCTGGAGCCGGGGACGTACTCGATCACGTCGTCCGACACGCCGCAGAGCATCCTGTCGCAGATGGTCGCCAAGCGGATGACGTATTTCAAGAGCATCGACTTCGAGAACAAAGCTGCGAGTCTGGTCTGTGGCGCCGCGAAGTGCACGCCGGAGCAGGTGCTGACGATCGCCTCGATCGCCGAGGGCGAGGTCGCCGAACCCGGTGACGGCGCCCGCGTCGCCGAGGGTGTCTACGCGCGCTTGAAGGCCGGGGACTATCTCGCCGTGGACTCCACGGCGCTGTACGCCATCGGGCACCTCCCGGCCGGCCAGCTTCCGTCTGCCAAGCAGGTCCAGGATCCGAACAACCCGTACTCGACCTACGCGCCGCACCACGGTCTGCCGCCGACGCCGGTCTACATCACGTCCGACGACATGATCAAGTCCGCGCTCGCGCCGACCCACGACGGCACCTATTACTGGTGCGTCACCTCAACCGGTGCCCGCTTCTTCACCAAGGGCCAGGAGACGCAGCGCGATCAGGGCTGCTCGTAA
- a CDS encoding recombinase family protein has protein sequence MAVLDEADAVGALYCCVPRRGDEDQTPVDVQERQGRKYAAGIGITVPAHLVFADQRRSVWNPGSVRPGWSALLTAVRSGRVPAVVVIKPAMLVRHRSADAVELLIAAQEHGVELYSMGDALDLSDPEGRETALSQARQHAGKAASLSKTVQKLRRQNADDGRPHGGGRRAYGYGPGMRPLIIDEAETVREMYARYLAGESLRAIAGDLNTRGIPTVTGAKWTTGGVSRILVAPRYAGLRVFQGGVESIDGLRQAVWEPCVDIEDWRRAQAERAARSAATDHRPRADYLLTGLVVCERCRDHMVGSIVGDYRMYACPSKNKPLPDRCNRYIAAKSLEDHVQQAAVDLLENTGTTPAPSDLPVTVRRGPVGTPGHPDRFRTGHGRVETQSANVLEGVITGPEAPAAWQRLPEPRRRALLRYLFASIEIGAKTTSRSVFDTSRIKILPGVPLNERLVEDA, from the coding sequence ATGGCTGTGCTGGACGAAGCGGATGCGGTAGGAGCGCTCTACTGTTGCGTTCCCAGGCGGGGCGATGAAGATCAGACGCCTGTTGACGTGCAGGAACGGCAGGGCCGCAAGTACGCTGCGGGCATCGGGATCACAGTGCCCGCACACCTGGTTTTCGCAGATCAGCGCCGTTCGGTGTGGAATCCGGGCAGTGTCCGACCCGGGTGGTCCGCGCTGCTTACGGCCGTGCGTAGTGGTCGCGTGCCGGCGGTCGTGGTGATCAAACCGGCGATGCTGGTCCGCCACCGCTCGGCCGACGCGGTCGAGTTGCTGATCGCCGCGCAGGAGCACGGCGTTGAGCTGTATTCCATGGGCGACGCCTTGGATCTGTCGGATCCCGAGGGTCGCGAGACCGCTTTGTCCCAAGCGCGCCAGCACGCCGGCAAGGCCGCGTCGCTGTCGAAGACGGTACAGAAGCTGCGGCGTCAGAATGCTGATGACGGTCGTCCGCACGGCGGCGGGCGGCGTGCCTACGGATACGGGCCCGGCATGCGCCCGCTGATCATCGACGAGGCCGAGACGGTCCGCGAGATGTACGCGCGCTACCTCGCCGGGGAGAGCCTGCGCGCGATCGCCGGCGACCTGAACACCCGCGGCATCCCGACCGTGACCGGCGCCAAGTGGACCACCGGCGGCGTCAGCCGGATCCTGGTCGCCCCGCGCTACGCGGGGTTGCGCGTCTTCCAGGGCGGCGTCGAGTCCATCGACGGCTTGCGGCAGGCGGTGTGGGAGCCCTGCGTCGACATCGAGGACTGGCGCCGCGCCCAAGCCGAACGCGCGGCACGCAGCGCGGCAACGGACCACCGCCCGCGCGCGGATTACCTGCTGACCGGACTCGTGGTCTGCGAACGCTGCCGCGACCACATGGTCGGCTCCATCGTCGGCGACTACCGCATGTACGCCTGCCCCTCCAAAAACAAGCCACTACCCGACCGCTGCAACCGCTACATAGCCGCCAAGTCGCTGGAGGACCACGTCCAGCAAGCCGCCGTCGACCTCCTGGAGAACACCGGCACCACCCCGGCACCCTCCGACCTCCCCGTCACCGTCCGCCGCGGCCCGGTGGGCACCCCCGGCCACCCCGACCGCTTCCGCACCGGCCACGGCCGCGTCGAGACCCAAAGCGCCAACGTCCTCGAAGGCGTCATCACCGGCCCCGAAGCCCCCGCCGCCTGGCAACGCCTCCCCGAACCCCGCCGCCGAGCCCTCCTCCGCTACCTGTTTGCCTCCATCGAAATAGGCGCCAAGACCACCAGCCGCAGCGTCTTCGACACCAGCCGCATCAAGATCCTGCCAGGCGTCCCGCTGAACGAGCGCCTGGTCGAGGACGCTTAG